One Panicum virgatum strain AP13 chromosome 9K, P.virgatum_v5, whole genome shotgun sequence genomic region harbors:
- the LOC120648374 gene encoding transcription factor bHLH18-like, whose amino-acid sequence MEDSTQFMQWALSTLQHEQPPPGTPAPAAVAYDDGCDDTVSSIPVLRYSASVESMVPGEPPAREGLRASNSWSSVDTDSGSGGGSGGGASATAWSPPQHAAMCAATAPGSCSSGTNQQPMSWDFNSASAQLIIEAQPNSAAAALQAESGAGGGGGVAVPQLTQHGRRSPPTRRASAKISASSSSAPYSQDHIIAERKRREKINQRFIELSTVIPGLKKMDKATILSDATRYVRELQEKLRALQKDGGGGGGGRGMESAVLGSKKARIAAPDDDEDGGAHPNAAGGPAATRNNALPEIEVRISEGNAVMVTIHCRDAKGVVVRSLAEVEGLHLSITHTNVVQFSAAVLIINIMAKVEQGFNSTADDIVGRLNAALACHK is encoded by the exons ATGGAGGACTCGACCCAGTTCATGCAGTGGGCCCTGAGCACGCTGCAGCacgagcagccgccgccgggaacgccggcgccggccgccgtcgcctaCGACGATGGCTGCGACGACACCGTCTCGTCCATCCCGGTGCTGCGATACTCGGCGTCGGTGGAGAGCATGGTACCGGGGGAGCCACCAGCACGGGAAGGCCTGCGCGCCAGCAACAGCTGGAGCTCAGTGGACACCGACAgcgggagtggcggcggcagcggcggcggcgcctccgccactgcctggtcgccgccgcagcacgcggCCATGTGTGCTGCCACGGCCCCCGGCAGCTGCAGTAGCGGCACCAACCAGCAGCCAATGAGCTGGGACTTCAATTCCGCGTCGGCGCAGCTAATCATAGAAGCCCAGCCgaactctgccgccgccgcactgcaGGCGGagagcggggccggcggcggcggcggtgtcgccGTGCCGCAGTTGACGCAGCACGGCCGACGGTCACCGCCGACGAGGAGGGCCTCTGCCAAGATCTCCGCGTCGTCTTCGTCAGCGCCGTACTCGCAGGACCACATCATCGCGGAGCGGAAGCGGCGGGAGAAGATCAACCAGCGTTTCATCGAGCTCTCGACAGTCATCCCCGGCCTCAAGAAG ATGGACAAGGCGACGATCCTCTCCGACGCGACGAGGTACGTGAGGGAGCTCCAGGAAAAGCTCAGGGCGCTCCagaaggacggcggcggcggcggcggcggccggggcatgGAGTCGGCGGTGCTCGGCAGCAAGAAGGCGCGCATTGCGGCGCCGGACGACGatgaggacggcggcgcgcatCCTAACGCGGCAGGTGGGCCAGCGGCGACCAGGAACAACGCGCTGCCGGAGATCGAGGTGAGGATCTCGGAGGGCAACGCCGTGATGGTGACGATCCACTGCCGGGACGCCAAGGGAGTGGTGGTCAGGTCGCTGGCCGAGGTCGAGGGGCTGCACCTCAGCATCACGCACACCAATGTCGTGCAGTTCTCCGCTGCCGTTCTGATCATAAACATCATGGCAAAG